One window of the Dethiosulfovibrio russensis genome contains the following:
- the recG gene encoding ATP-dependent DNA helicase RecG, with product MTVLDNSIRYLNGVGPVKASRLERLGVRTLGDLLFFFPRRYEDRRRIVPLKDLQADTVAASIVTVVSTDSRLSVKKRISLTRAIVSDDHGLASALWFNRKGLDRLLTSGTRVALYGKIAREGGMSQFVAPEFEILGEDEVPVQIGGIAAVYSLTAGLSDRWLRKTIRRLLDQVLPELEDHMPESILRNLDLEPLGSAIREMHCPVSPESWKRARRRLAFDELFMLQIGLAIRRRSVGELRGAPRLPMGGPLRRKIEDSLPFELTEDQSRVLAEIGTDMSSEVTMNRLLQGDVGSGKTAVATLAMMQAVDGGTQAALMVPTSILAQQHAIRLRSFLEPHGVKVGLLTGGLSARERRAFLKEIAEGSVDLIIGTHAVIQEDVVFHRLGLIVIDEQHRFGVLQRGALGGKGEMPHVLVMTATPIPRTLALSVYGDLSVSVIKTMPKGRIPVKTRWIGEHKVDDLYGFLDSEMDRGRRVFWVCPLIEESEHLNARPLEERFDFLVRRFGSKRVSMLHGRMSMEERRSVMEEFASGESPLLASTTVIEVGVDVPEATVMVIEGAERFGLSQLHQLRGRVGRSDEQSWCFLLGKPGTHDGNRRLEAICSSSDGFEVAEADMAIRGPGEICGTRQHGLTDFKVADLIRDEDLLTLARRIAIDMVGRDPALDSIPAVREMVFRMYREKLELAGTA from the coding sequence GTGACCGTTTTGGACAATTCCATCCGGTATCTCAACGGAGTGGGTCCCGTCAAGGCGTCTCGGCTGGAAAGGCTGGGGGTTCGCACTTTGGGGGACCTGCTCTTTTTTTTCCCCCGTCGCTACGAGGATAGACGACGAATAGTGCCTTTGAAGGATCTTCAGGCCGATACCGTGGCGGCCTCCATCGTTACGGTGGTGTCCACCGACAGCCGTCTGTCCGTTAAAAAGAGGATATCACTGACCAGAGCCATCGTGAGCGACGATCACGGCTTGGCATCCGCTCTATGGTTCAACCGCAAGGGACTGGATCGTCTCTTGACCTCGGGGACCAGGGTGGCCCTTTACGGGAAGATCGCCAGGGAGGGCGGAATGTCTCAGTTCGTGGCCCCCGAGTTCGAGATCCTCGGGGAGGACGAGGTTCCCGTGCAGATCGGAGGGATCGCCGCCGTATACTCCCTCACCGCCGGCCTCTCCGATCGGTGGCTGAGAAAGACTATACGTAGATTACTCGATCAGGTTTTGCCCGAACTGGAGGACCATATGCCGGAGTCGATCCTGAGGAATCTGGACCTGGAGCCCCTCGGTTCGGCTATAAGGGAGATGCACTGCCCCGTCTCTCCGGAGAGCTGGAAAAGAGCCCGCCGTCGTCTGGCTTTCGACGAGCTCTTTATGCTTCAGATCGGCCTTGCCATCCGTAGACGATCCGTAGGGGAGCTTCGAGGAGCACCTAGGCTTCCTATGGGAGGTCCTCTCAGACGGAAGATCGAGGATTCCCTGCCGTTCGAGCTCACCGAGGATCAGAGCAGGGTACTGGCCGAGATAGGTACGGATATGTCCTCGGAGGTGACGATGAACCGTCTTCTTCAGGGGGACGTCGGATCCGGTAAGACCGCCGTGGCGACTCTTGCCATGATGCAGGCCGTCGACGGGGGAACCCAGGCGGCTCTTATGGTCCCGACCTCGATATTGGCCCAGCAGCACGCTATAAGGCTGAGGTCCTTTCTGGAGCCTCACGGAGTCAAGGTCGGCCTGCTAACAGGTGGACTTTCTGCCAGGGAACGGAGAGCTTTTCTGAAGGAAATAGCCGAAGGCTCGGTCGATCTGATCATAGGCACTCACGCTGTCATTCAGGAGGACGTGGTCTTTCACAGGTTGGGGCTGATCGTGATAGACGAGCAGCACCGATTCGGCGTGCTTCAAAGGGGAGCTCTTGGAGGAAAAGGCGAGATGCCCCACGTCTTGGTCATGACTGCCACTCCGATCCCTCGCACCCTGGCCCTGTCGGTGTATGGAGATCTCTCCGTATCTGTGATAAAGACGATGCCGAAAGGACGGATTCCGGTCAAGACCAGGTGGATAGGGGAGCATAAGGTGGACGATCTCTACGGCTTTCTGGATTCGGAGATGGACAGGGGCAGGAGGGTTTTCTGGGTCTGTCCCCTCATAGAGGAGAGCGAGCATCTGAATGCCCGTCCTCTGGAGGAGAGGTTCGACTTTCTGGTTCGCCGTTTCGGATCGAAAAGGGTGTCCATGCTTCACGGCAGGATGTCCATGGAGGAGCGACGATCGGTTATGGAGGAATTCGCCTCCGGAGAGAGTCCTCTTCTGGCGTCGACCACTGTGATAGAGGTCGGGGTCGACGTTCCAGAGGCGACTGTGATGGTCATAGAGGGAGCCGAGCGTTTCGGTCTCTCCCAGCTTCATCAGCTAAGAGGAAGGGTCGGACGAAGCGATGAACAGTCCTGGTGTTTTTTGTTGGGAAAGCCGGGAACCCATGACGGCAACAGACGGCTCGAGGCCATCTGCTCCAGCTCCGACGGATTCGAGGTGGCCGAGGCTGACATGGCGATTAGAGGTCCAGGTGAGATATGTGGGACCAGACAGCACGGGCTTACCGATTTCAAGGTGGCCGATCTGATAAGGGACGAGGATCTTTTGACTCTGGCCAGGAGGATCGCGATCGATATGGTGGGGCGAGATCCCGCCCTGGATTCGATTCCGGCAGTGAGGGAGATGGTCTTCAGGATGTACCGGGAGAAGCTGGAGCTTGCCGGTACCGCTTGA
- a CDS encoding response regulator has product MMVADDHQIVRKGLVMLLEAEKNIDIVAEVSDGRAAVDIAEELRPHVAVMDIVMPGMGGIEATRRLRKLGVAVVALSMHSDRHFVVEMFRAGARAFLLKDCATDELVGAIRAVVEGEAYLGPSIERGLGMDLASLDYLIAEEDQRTELTPREWEILQLVAEGRSTREIASSLNLSAKTVENHRQSVMNKLDLHNVADLTKYAIRCGLTDTELL; this is encoded by the coding sequence GTGATGGTGGCGGACGATCATCAGATCGTCCGTAAGGGGTTGGTGATGCTCCTGGAGGCGGAGAAAAACATCGACATAGTCGCCGAGGTCTCCGATGGAAGGGCCGCCGTGGATATAGCGGAAGAGCTCCGTCCCCACGTGGCCGTAATGGATATAGTGATGCCCGGTATGGGAGGGATAGAGGCCACCAGAAGGCTGAGGAAGCTCGGCGTTGCTGTGGTGGCCCTGTCGATGCATTCGGACAGGCATTTCGTGGTGGAGATGTTCAGAGCAGGAGCCAGGGCCTTTCTGCTAAAGGACTGCGCCACAGATGAGCTGGTCGGTGCCATAAGGGCGGTGGTCGAAGGAGAGGCCTATCTCGGCCCCAGCATAGAGAGAGGGCTTGGGATGGACCTTGCATCGTTGGATTATCTGATAGCCGAGGAGGATCAGAGGACGGAGCTCACCCCCAGGGAATGGGAGATCCTCCAGCTCGTTGCGGAAGGCAGGAGCACCAGGGAGATCGCCTCGTCTCTCAATCTGAGTGCCAAGACGGTCGAGAATCACCGGCAGAGCGTGATGAATAAGCTGGATCTGCACAACGTAGCTGACCTTACCAAGTATGCCATAAGGTGTGGACTTACCGACACTGAGCTTCTTTGA
- a CDS encoding sensor histidine kinase yields the protein MKFSRMALSEWGAYMVGVSFCIVVYLGGMFFLDRSEVSKSREEGLLRRSEQLTLAARATSDRLNDMVRHFSTVSRYVSSAFISSDFDRDSLREIQSLELTSFPQILDISVVTYDDDQWMYGSENRTIFEQSLHWGKLFLSRYMERGRGNWIPPFSVSPGLRMMGMVYPLRQGRIAYGAMVVTLDLDRLLGHVVYDLKMGGSSYILSPLGDVVLSSDPETVGHSVFGDLHGRKADLRLMTRDVLNRSSGESMEQLPGEGLRVLAWHSARIGGQKLVLVHVSPDPAHLNMVFHFKRRLPLTVFLGVTLVVLSLLFVSSYRKLWGILTEGERRYAAVLEAQTDPLIRFRSDWTITFVNRACCRFWGLSREKLVGSSLGNRLKATERLGLQSLLDGLDRGESRQGEWTQSVNSPDGSERWIRWSCVPVSGVGSTDLEIQAVGRDVTSLYSLQRELARRKDALDAILEGAPVPICMTGLSGDVRRFNRTGKTLSANDGALRRMAQRVVRQGYGIYGEDLSFSDEKGNRRVFSVNVVPYKDENGEMKGTIVAGMELTEVRNIARRLLEEREDRYRKILNAIGDGVILCRKGVDELFRVDLSNPVASDMIGGVDRPPVGRSLGEIFSSTSLRQVETLLSSSRGPVGLTGDLRRPDGSSLPVEMSLTVFFEDGLSVLLVVMRDISERLEARSREKNYARQLRKLIGRLDEVEQQERQRMAAYLHDVVGQNLASVKIRLGLAMRDASGSVREGLKQCVVLADQIISETRAMTFELGSPLLDELGFGPALERMCDVVRRDRGLAVSVKDDGSADLLDRRSRGLLYRSIRELLINVGKHAEVSEAFVRLERDGKFVVATVLDEGRGYDPENLDRSAANLSFGLLSIRERLAGMGGELICRSSPGKGTRATIKLPIR from the coding sequence ATGAAGTTCTCCAGGATGGCTCTGTCCGAATGGGGAGCCTATATGGTCGGCGTGTCGTTCTGTATAGTCGTATATCTCGGAGGTATGTTCTTTCTAGATAGATCCGAGGTGTCAAAATCCAGGGAAGAGGGGCTGCTCAGGAGATCGGAGCAGCTGACCCTGGCTGCCCGGGCCACATCGGACAGGTTGAACGACATGGTCCGACATTTTTCTACGGTGTCGAGATACGTTTCCTCCGCCTTCATCTCCTCCGACTTCGACAGAGACTCCCTCAGGGAGATACAGTCTCTGGAGTTGACCTCCTTTCCCCAGATATTGGATATCTCCGTGGTTACCTACGACGACGATCAGTGGATGTACGGATCGGAAAACCGCACTATATTCGAGCAGTCCCTGCATTGGGGAAAGCTGTTTCTGAGCCGTTATATGGAGAGAGGGAGGGGGAATTGGATTCCTCCTTTTTCCGTATCCCCCGGCCTCAGGATGATGGGCATGGTGTATCCCTTAAGACAGGGACGTATAGCTTACGGAGCCATGGTCGTAACGCTGGACCTGGACAGGCTTCTTGGACACGTCGTCTACGATCTCAAGATGGGAGGTAGCTCCTACATATTGAGTCCTCTGGGCGACGTGGTGTTGTCCAGCGATCCTGAGACCGTGGGGCACAGCGTGTTCGGCGATCTACACGGCAGGAAGGCGGACCTGAGGCTTATGACCAGGGACGTGCTCAACAGATCGTCCGGTGAGTCTATGGAGCAGCTTCCTGGAGAGGGTCTGAGGGTGCTGGCCTGGCACAGCGCCAGAATAGGTGGACAAAAGCTTGTTCTGGTGCACGTATCTCCTGACCCGGCTCATCTCAACATGGTCTTTCACTTTAAACGCAGGCTTCCTCTGACAGTCTTTCTCGGAGTGACTCTGGTGGTACTGAGCCTGCTTTTCGTCTCCTCATATCGCAAGCTCTGGGGCATCCTTACCGAAGGGGAGAGGCGATATGCGGCGGTACTGGAGGCCCAGACAGATCCTCTGATACGTTTTCGATCCGACTGGACCATCACCTTTGTGAATCGGGCCTGCTGTCGCTTCTGGGGATTGTCCAGGGAAAAACTGGTTGGCTCCTCTCTAGGCAACAGGCTCAAGGCCACCGAGAGACTGGGGCTCCAGTCTCTTCTGGACGGGCTTGATCGAGGAGAGAGTCGCCAGGGAGAGTGGACTCAATCGGTAAACTCTCCGGACGGATCGGAGAGGTGGATAAGATGGAGCTGCGTTCCCGTTTCGGGAGTCGGATCGACCGATCTGGAGATACAGGCGGTAGGCAGGGATGTCACCTCCCTGTACTCCCTCCAGAGGGAGCTGGCCCGAAGGAAGGACGCCTTGGACGCTATCTTAGAGGGGGCTCCCGTTCCGATATGCATGACCGGGCTGAGCGGAGATGTCAGGAGATTCAACCGTACAGGAAAGACCCTATCGGCAAACGACGGAGCATTGCGCCGTATGGCACAGAGAGTCGTCCGACAGGGCTACGGGATATACGGCGAGGACCTGTCCTTTTCTGACGAAAAAGGTAACAGGAGGGTTTTCTCGGTAAACGTGGTTCCCTATAAGGACGAAAACGGCGAGATGAAAGGGACGATAGTGGCCGGGATGGAACTCACCGAGGTGAGAAACATCGCCCGCAGGCTTCTGGAGGAAAGGGAGGACCGCTACAGGAAAATACTGAACGCCATAGGAGACGGCGTCATTCTCTGTCGTAAGGGTGTAGACGAGCTTTTCCGGGTGGATCTATCCAATCCGGTCGCCTCCGATATGATAGGAGGGGTCGATAGACCTCCGGTAGGCCGTTCTCTAGGAGAAATCTTTTCGTCCACCTCGCTTCGTCAGGTGGAGACCTTGTTGAGCAGCAGCAGAGGACCTGTCGGTCTGACCGGAGACCTGCGTCGTCCCGACGGTTCAAGCCTTCCTGTCGAGATGAGCCTTACCGTTTTCTTCGAGGACGGCCTTTCCGTGCTGTTGGTAGTTATGAGGGATATCTCCGAAAGGCTGGAGGCGAGATCCAGGGAGAAGAACTACGCCAGGCAGCTGAGGAAGCTGATAGGTCGTCTCGACGAGGTGGAGCAGCAGGAGAGGCAAAGAATGGCCGCTTATCTTCACGACGTGGTGGGACAGAATCTGGCATCGGTTAAAATCCGACTGGGTCTGGCCATGAGGGACGCCTCCGGCTCGGTGAGAGAAGGTCTGAAGCAGTGCGTTGTTTTGGCGGACCAGATCATATCTGAGACCAGGGCCATGACCTTCGAGCTGGGGTCGCCCCTGCTCGACGAGTTAGGCTTCGGCCCGGCGTTGGAGCGCATGTGCGACGTAGTTCGAAGGGACAGAGGCCTAGCCGTTTCCGTAAAGGACGATGGCTCGGCGGACCTTCTGGATAGGAGATCCAGAGGACTTCTATACAGGTCCATCAGAGAGCTTTTGATAAACGTGGGCAAACACGCAGAGGTTTCGGAAGCTTTCGTAAGGCTCGAAAGGGACGGAAAATTCGTGGTCGCCACCGTTCTCGACGAAGGCAGGGGCTACGATCCGGAAAACCTGGATCGGTCTGCCGCGAACCTTTCCTTCGGCCTTCTCAGCATAAGGGAGAGATTGGCGGGGATGGGGGGAGAGCTTATCTGTCGATCCTCTCCTGGAAAGGGAACCAGGGCTACCATAAAATTGCCCATAAGGTAA
- a CDS encoding cell division protein SepF, with protein MLNRLFELLGMTDDYDDDDIVITSHKENGLDEIPPAVETSREERLERVMRPLPPKAEVILCRGSDCLELKDDLLSALRQGRLILIDLQGVDLDLGNDLLTAINEVIAASKGSLLRVSRSSFLATPVKTACEEWVAGEERQENSGD; from the coding sequence ATGTTGAATCGGCTTTTCGAGCTTTTGGGCATGACCGACGATTACGACGACGACGATATAGTAATCACATCCCATAAGGAAAACGGTCTCGACGAGATCCCCCCGGCGGTTGAAACCTCTAGGGAGGAACGGCTCGAGAGGGTCATGAGGCCTCTTCCTCCAAAGGCGGAGGTCATTCTGTGCAGAGGGTCGGACTGTCTGGAATTGAAGGACGATCTTCTCTCCGCTCTGAGGCAGGGACGGCTGATATTGATCGACCTTCAGGGTGTCGACCTGGATCTGGGGAACGATCTGTTGACCGCTATAAACGAGGTCATCGCAGCTTCCAAGGGTAGTCTGCTCAGGGTATCCAGGAGCAGTTTTCTCGCGACACCTGTGAAGACCGCCTGCGAGGAATGGGTTGCCGGAGAGGAGAGGCAGGAGAACTCTGGTGACTAG
- a CDS encoding efflux RND transporter periplasmic adaptor subunit gives MKSKGLHVAYISFVTFIVVAVVSVYMAWWWHTSGSVPDLVNARTVFYRDDIPVRAVLIWREELVSSRVRGSIQYRYGSSPAVVGKGDLVGTVLRGGKSFSIYSSRKGYFVPGLDGLEGKWRYSSIWPGSASLPEPPGTLFFQDLSEIRRDRVIGKLIPQPQTLRCVFYCPLTDSLSADIDGGTVEFRLDPLGVPYSGEVRVAQRMGHTVKLYVNLPFFPADVVARRELRLFVNGGEGRGVAVPDSAVVIRQGVRGVFVLDGNKVSFREVEGFPVDGGRFMVEAGLNPGSLVLLNGMTAQEGRIKLW, from the coding sequence ATGAAATCCAAGGGACTGCACGTCGCCTACATATCGTTCGTGACCTTTATCGTGGTCGCCGTGGTCTCGGTTTATATGGCCTGGTGGTGGCATACATCCGGATCCGTCCCCGATCTGGTGAACGCCAGGACCGTATTCTACAGGGACGATATCCCGGTCAGAGCGGTTTTGATATGGCGGGAGGAACTGGTAAGCTCGAGGGTCAGAGGGTCGATCCAGTACAGATACGGCTCATCTCCCGCTGTCGTGGGGAAGGGAGATCTGGTGGGAACCGTCTTGAGAGGCGGAAAGAGCTTTTCCATATACTCTTCTCGCAAGGGATATTTCGTCCCAGGTCTGGACGGTCTCGAGGGCAAGTGGAGATATTCTTCCATATGGCCCGGGTCGGCGTCTTTGCCGGAGCCGCCGGGGACCCTCTTTTTTCAGGACCTCTCGGAGATAAGGAGGGACAGGGTCATAGGCAAGCTGATACCCCAGCCTCAGACCCTCCGGTGCGTGTTCTACTGTCCTCTGACCGATTCCCTCAGTGCCGACATAGACGGGGGGACCGTGGAGTTCAGGCTGGATCCATTGGGAGTGCCCTACAGTGGGGAGGTCCGGGTTGCTCAGAGGATGGGCCATACCGTCAAGCTTTACGTCAATCTGCCCTTCTTCCCGGCGGACGTAGTGGCCCGGAGGGAACTCCGGCTTTTCGTCAACGGAGGAGAGGGTAGAGGGGTGGCTGTTCCCGATTCGGCGGTGGTGATACGTCAGGGGGTAAGGGGAGTTTTCGTCCTCGACGGGAACAAGGTCTCCTTCCGGGAGGTCGAGGGGTTTCCTGTGGACGGAGGTCGTTTTATGGTGGAGGCTGGATTAAACCCCGGGAGTCTTGTATTATTGAACGGAATGACCGCTCAAGAGGGGAGGATAAAGTTGTGGTAG
- a CDS encoding glutamine synthetase III family protein, translating to MEISRPKEIFGMNVLDRKTMKEVLPDEIYRKLVTAIEGGQKLDISVADFVATAMKEWAVSKGATHYTHWFLPRTETTAEKHMAFLTTDESGAPMDSFSGMELVRSEPDASSFPSGGIRSTFEARGYSTWDPSSPAFVVRSPKGATLCIPSVFISYDGTPLDMKTPLLKSIDVVRNKSMRLLKLFGNRSVRSVDVTVGGEQEYFLVDEEKARKRPDIMKCGRTLIGAPSPLEQTVEAHYFGSIHPRTLAYMEDVERDMYRMGQILKTRHNEVAPCQFEFAPDIAEGNLGCDQNHILMEIMKKMAIRHGFKLMLHEKPFAGVNGSGKHLNFSLRDSEGRNLLKPSSNQRRNIQFLTFLSAFLLGVSKHGGLLRAAIASPGNMHRLGGHEAPPAIMSVYLGDLLTQILDNIEKGLPDKMPSRSLIDLGLNRLPAVVADNSDRNRTSPIAFTGNKFEFRAVGAPQALAGPLTVLLAVWSKGIEEMTSMIEHRISEGRMDVTDAALEAIRHGAKESRAVRFEGNAYAPEWQNDAAKRGLTVANTTPEALDLYLIPENRSLFADLGIMTEREVEAYHEIRTEQYVNAMDVEMATMTAMIREGVLPAVTRQISLESEAIRSLPEELRKDMDPWNKSLKELVTLKNGLITGIENLDDLRQRANNMNLSERARIVTEEALPQMAAVRGMSDAAEQLVAGDIWPYPRYRDLLTTE from the coding sequence ATGGAGATATCCAGACCAAAGGAAATTTTCGGGATGAACGTACTCGACAGAAAGACCATGAAGGAAGTTCTCCCGGACGAGATCTATCGCAAACTGGTGACAGCCATCGAGGGCGGACAGAAACTGGACATATCGGTGGCGGATTTCGTGGCTACCGCCATGAAGGAATGGGCAGTGTCCAAGGGAGCCACCCATTACACCCACTGGTTCCTTCCAAGAACCGAGACGACCGCCGAAAAGCACATGGCGTTTCTCACCACCGACGAATCGGGAGCCCCTATGGACTCGTTCAGCGGGATGGAGCTGGTCCGAAGCGAACCGGACGCCTCGTCCTTTCCCTCCGGAGGGATAAGGTCCACCTTCGAGGCCAGAGGATACAGCACATGGGACCCCTCAAGCCCAGCCTTTGTGGTGAGAAGTCCTAAGGGAGCGACTTTATGCATACCATCTGTCTTTATATCCTACGACGGAACCCCTCTGGACATGAAAACCCCTCTGCTAAAATCGATAGACGTGGTCCGGAATAAATCGATGCGTCTACTGAAGCTCTTCGGCAACAGGAGCGTCAGATCCGTGGACGTCACCGTGGGAGGCGAGCAGGAATACTTCCTGGTGGACGAAGAGAAAGCCAGAAAGAGACCGGACATCATGAAATGCGGTCGCACCCTCATAGGGGCTCCCTCGCCTTTGGAGCAGACCGTAGAAGCCCACTATTTCGGCTCGATACACCCGAGGACGCTGGCCTACATGGAAGACGTCGAGAGGGACATGTACCGAATGGGACAGATCCTCAAGACCAGACACAACGAGGTCGCCCCCTGTCAGTTCGAGTTCGCCCCAGACATAGCCGAGGGAAATCTGGGATGCGACCAGAACCACATACTGATGGAGATAATGAAGAAGATGGCCATCAGACACGGCTTCAAGCTGATGCTCCACGAAAAGCCTTTCGCAGGCGTCAACGGAAGCGGCAAGCATCTAAACTTCTCCCTGAGGGACAGCGAAGGGCGCAATCTGCTCAAGCCGTCCAGCAATCAGAGACGGAACATTCAGTTTCTGACCTTTCTGAGCGCCTTTCTGCTGGGAGTATCCAAACACGGAGGGCTTCTGAGGGCGGCTATAGCCTCTCCGGGCAACATGCACCGTCTAGGTGGACACGAGGCCCCTCCGGCGATAATGAGCGTCTATCTGGGAGACCTGCTCACCCAGATACTGGACAATATAGAAAAGGGCCTGCCGGACAAGATGCCGTCCCGTTCCCTGATAGATCTGGGCCTCAACAGACTCCCGGCGGTAGTCGCGGACAATTCGGACAGAAACAGGACCTCTCCTATAGCCTTCACCGGCAACAAGTTCGAGTTCCGGGCGGTAGGCGCCCCTCAGGCCCTTGCGGGCCCTCTCACGGTTCTCCTGGCGGTGTGGAGCAAAGGGATCGAAGAGATGACGTCTATGATCGAACACAGGATATCGGAAGGTCGAATGGACGTCACCGACGCAGCCTTGGAGGCGATACGTCACGGGGCGAAGGAGAGCAGAGCGGTCCGTTTCGAGGGCAATGCCTACGCTCCCGAGTGGCAGAACGATGCGGCTAAAAGAGGGCTCACAGTGGCCAACACGACTCCGGAAGCTCTGGACCTGTATCTCATCCCGGAAAACCGTTCTCTCTTCGCAGATCTGGGAATAATGACCGAGAGAGAGGTGGAGGCCTATCACGAAATACGAACGGAGCAGTACGTAAACGCCATGGACGTCGAGATGGCGACTATGACCGCCATGATAAGGGAAGGGGTGCTTCCCGCCGTCACCAGACAGATATCGCTTGAATCGGAGGCCATAAGGTCCCTCCCTGAGGAACTCCGCAAGGACATGGATCCCTGGAATAAATCTCTGAAAGAGCTGGTGACGCTCAAGAACGGTCTCATAACTGGAATAGAGAACCTAGACGACCTGAGACAGAGGGCAAATAACATGAACCTCTCCGAGAGGGCACGGATCGTAACGGAGGAGGCCCTCCCCCAGATGGCTGCCGTCAGAGGGATGAGCGACGCTGCGGAGCAGCTGGTGGCAGGAGACATATGGCCCTACCCCAGATACAGGGATCTGCTCACCACAGAGTGA
- a CDS encoding regulatory protein RecX: MDRHERYLQNLLGRGVYPRKELFVRLRRKGCERSTTEALLNRYEELGLIDDRAYAILFVDGHPDWSVRRIRDELRSRGIPSDFILEAIEEADIDEEERAVRLAEGWRSVGIEPRKIEGRLFRRGFPGDVVYRALGDDVRRYDRPD; the protein is encoded by the coding sequence TTGGATCGACACGAGAGATACCTTCAGAATCTACTGGGAAGAGGGGTATACCCCAGGAAGGAGCTTTTCGTCCGGCTGAGGCGAAAGGGTTGCGAGCGGTCCACGACAGAGGCTCTCTTGAATCGCTATGAGGAGCTGGGACTGATAGACGATCGGGCCTACGCTATCCTGTTCGTGGACGGCCATCCCGACTGGTCGGTAAGACGTATCAGAGACGAGCTTCGCTCCAGAGGAATACCCTCCGATTTTATATTGGAGGCCATAGAGGAGGCCGATATAGACGAGGAGGAAAGAGCGGTCCGTCTGGCCGAGGGATGGCGTTCCGTCGGGATCGAGCCCCGGAAAATAGAGGGAAGGCTCTTTCGCAGGGGGTTCCCCGGAGACGTCGTCTACAGAGCTCTGGGAGACGACGTCCGGAGATACGACCGACCCGATTAG
- a CDS encoding YggS family pyridoxal phosphate-dependent enzyme, translated as MVDPVDCEVQVREVLDRMAEAALRSGRRPEDVRLLGVTKTHPVERILPVARTGLVWALGENRVQEAEGKMENWPEDLSIPWHLIGHLQRNKARKAMALFDVIHSVDSLRLAETLDRLALEFDKAPYDIMIEVNTSGEASKHGISPEETLDLLDGIFSSCGHLNPVGLMTVGPLCDDQVRIGRAFGVLRELRDRATKEFGRPLPELSMGMSGDFELAIEEGSTIVRVGSAIFGERERRQ; from the coding sequence GTGGTAGATCCTGTTGATTGTGAAGTTCAAGTTAGAGAGGTTCTGGACCGTATGGCCGAGGCGGCCCTTCGTTCCGGCAGACGTCCGGAGGACGTTCGCCTGTTAGGGGTCACCAAGACCCACCCGGTCGAGAGGATTCTCCCCGTCGCCAGGACCGGTTTGGTATGGGCCCTGGGCGAGAACAGGGTTCAGGAGGCGGAGGGGAAGATGGAGAATTGGCCGGAAGACCTCTCCATTCCCTGGCATCTGATAGGCCATCTACAGAGAAACAAGGCGAGAAAAGCGATGGCTCTTTTCGACGTGATCCACAGTGTGGACAGCCTGCGTCTGGCCGAGACCCTGGATCGTCTGGCGCTGGAGTTCGATAAGGCCCCTTACGATATAATGATAGAGGTGAATACCTCGGGAGAGGCCTCCAAGCACGGCATATCTCCGGAGGAGACCCTGGACCTTCTGGATGGGATTTTCTCTTCCTGCGGTCATTTGAACCCTGTGGGCTTGATGACCGTGGGGCCTCTTTGCGACGACCAAGTCCGTATAGGCAGGGCTTTTGGAGTTCTGAGAGAGCTAAGAGATCGAGCGACGAAGGAGTTCGGACGGCCTCTGCCGGAACTTTCCATGGGAATGAGCGGCGATTTCGAGCTGGCTATAGAAGAGGGAAGCACCATCGTGAGGGTAGGTTCGGCTATTTTCGGAGAGAGGGAACGGAGGCAGTAA
- a CDS encoding DivIVA domain-containing protein, which yields MTSLVTVLDVENVSFSRTIRGYNPDEVEDFLDQVADTLQYSAERQAELEQEIRRMQEKMGEYDTLRDSLQEALLMAQRSSEERLGSARKEADAIVAEARSRAEGIINEARGKKDDLLRQCDEARKTKEMFLADFRSLLVRFSSLVEGSDREEEGSFP from the coding sequence GTGACTAGTCTCGTCACGGTTCTGGACGTCGAGAACGTCTCCTTCTCCAGGACCATAAGAGGCTATAATCCCGACGAGGTCGAGGACTTTCTCGATCAGGTCGCCGATACCCTTCAGTACTCGGCGGAACGTCAGGCCGAGCTGGAACAGGAGATCAGAAGGATGCAGGAAAAGATGGGAGAATACGATACTTTAAGGGATTCCCTTCAGGAGGCCCTGCTTATGGCTCAAAGAAGCTCGGAGGAACGGCTCGGATCGGCCAGGAAGGAGGCCGATGCCATAGTGGCGGAGGCGAGAAGCCGAGCCGAGGGCATCATTAACGAGGCCAGAGGCAAGAAAGACGACCTCCTGCGCCAGTGCGACGAGGCCCGTAAGACCAAGGAGATGTTTCTGGCCGATTTCAGGTCTCTTCTGGTCCGTTTCAGCAGTCTTGTCGAGGGATCGGACAGAGAGGAGGAGGGCTCCTTTCCGTGA